A part of Haliotis asinina isolate JCU_RB_2024 chromosome 10, JCU_Hal_asi_v2, whole genome shotgun sequence genomic DNA contains:
- the LOC137298394 gene encoding uncharacterized protein yields MANEDKAQNVRLCDQAADGNLEEFIRDHYQQEKNAGKLTASDTLDEKRIDNFYNRAISESRRMNEEVVKSKQKQQLLHEELGGKNLAEWREEHASQALQPEQAERVRLADQYC; encoded by the exons ATGGCGAACGAAGACAAAGCCCAGAATGTCAGATTGTGTGATCAAGCTGCGGACGGAAACTTAGAAGAATTTATTCGTGACCATTACCAACAAGAAAAA aATGCTGGGAAGCTTACTGCCTCTGACACTTTGGATGAGAAGAGGATTGACAACTTCTATAATCGTGCAATTTCAGAGAGTAGAAG AATGAATGAAGAAGTGGTGAAGTCAAAGCAGAAACAACAGCTGCTGCATGAGGAGCTTGGTGGGAAGAACTTGGCTGAGTGGAGAGAGGAACATGCGTCTCAAGCATTGCAACCAGAGCAGGCTGAGAGGGTTCGACTGGCTGACCAGTACTGCTGA